The genome window CCCCAGGCGCGTATTGGTGTGCTGTCCGGGCCGAACCTGGCGCGCGAAGTCGCGGAGCACGCACTGACGGCCACCGTGGTCGCCAGTGAAGACGAAGCGCTGTGCGAGCGCGTCCAGGCAGTGCTGCATGGCCGCACGTTCCGGGTGTATGCCAGCAGCGATCGGTTCGGCGTGGAGTTGGGCGGCGCACTGAAAAACGTCTACGCGATCATTGCCGGCATGGCGGTGGCCTTGGGCATGGGTGAAAACACCAAGAGCATGCTGATCACCCGCGCCTTGGCCGAGATGACCCGCTTTGCGGTCAATCAGGGCGCCAACCCGATGACCTTCCTGGGGCTGGCGGGCGTGGGTGACTTGATCGTCACCTGCTCGTCGCCGAAAAGCCGCAACTACCAGGTCGGTTTCGCGCTGGGCCAGGGCCTGAGCCTGGACGACGCGGTGACCCGCCTGGGTGAAGTAGCCGAAGGCGTCAACACGCTCAAAGTGTTGAAGGCCAAGGCCCAGGAAGTCGGCGTGTACATGCCGCTGGTCGCCGGGCTGCACGCGATCCTGTTTGAAGGGCGCACCTTGAATCAAGTCATCGAGTTGCTGATGCGCGCTGAACCGAAAACCGATGTCGATTTCATTTCCACCAGTGGTTTCAACTGAGGAACGCGCCATGAACGATCCGAAAGCAGCCCCCCAATACGAGTCCATCCTCCTGCGTATCCTGTGGATGCTGGTCTTTGCGCTGGTGTGGCAAGTGGCGCAGTTCCTGCTCGGTGCGCTGGTGGTGGTGCAGTTGGTGTATCGCCTGATCTACGGCGCGCCGAACCTGGGCCTGATGAACTTTGGTGACAGCCTCAGCCAATTCCTGGCGCAGATCGGCCGTTTCGGCAGTTTCCATACCGAGCAAAAACCCTGGCCGTTCGCCGACTGGCCGACCCCGCGGGCACCGGATGGCGAGGCCGCCCACAGCGTACCGCCGGCGCCGCACCCGGTACGTGATGAGGAGCCCAAGCTGTGAAGCTGTGGATTTTGCGACACGGTGAAGCCGAAGGGCACGCGCGCACCGACGCCGAGCGCAACCTCACCGAGCATGGCCGTGGCGAAGTGTTGCGCAGTGCCGCGCACCTGATCGGCCAGCCGATCACTGCCATCGTCGCCAGCCCGTATGTACGCGCCCAGCAGACCGCCCATCTGGTGCGTGAGGCATTGGGCTTCGAGCCGCCAATCCGCACGGTGCCGTGGCTGACGCCAGAGAGTAACCCGCTGCAGGTGCTGGACAAACTCGATACCGATGACAACGTGCTGCTGGTCAGTCACCAGCCGTTGGTCGGCAGCCTGATCAGCTTTTTGCAGCATGGCCATCTGCGTCAGCCGCAACCGATGCACACCGCCAGCCTGGCGGAGCTGGAGGGGGATTTTCCGCTGGCGGGGCTGATGAGCCTGGTTGATGTGAAGAACCCGTAGGAAAAGTCATCGCTGTTTTGTGTGCTATATAGTCAACCAAGCAAGTGCTTGGTTGGCTATCATCGGATCACAAAGGAGCGCGTCCCATGCCTGTCGCTTTTCGTTTGCCGTTGCAGGTCTTCTACGAACGTGAAGCGCGGCACCCGCGCAAGCCCTTTCTCGTGCAGCCCATCGGCGGCGGGACGGTGCAGACTCTCACCTGGGGCGAGGTCGGTGACCAGGCCCGTTGCGCTGCACAGTGGTTGCGCGCCAGGGCGTTGCCCCAGGGCTCGCACATTGCCCTGATCTCGAAAAACTGCGCGCACTGGATCATCGCCGACCTGGCCATCTGGATGGCCGGGCATGTCTCCGTGCCGTTGTACCCCAACCTGACTGCCGACTCGGTCGCCCACGTGTTGACGCATTCGGAGGCGGCGTTGGTGTTGATCGGCAAGCTGGACGACTGGCCGGCGATGGTCGCCGGTATCCCGGCCGGTCTGCCGACCATCAGCCTGCCACTGTGCCCGGCCGGCGACTTTGATTTCAGCTGGTCAGACCTGCAAGCCTGTTCTCCGATCCAGGATAACCCCACGCCCGCTGCCGCGAGCCTGGCGACCATCGTCTACACCTCCGGCACCACCGGTTTGCCCAAAGGCGTGATGCAGACCTTTGGCGCCTTGGGTTTTGCCGCCACGCAAGGCACCCAGTTATTCGGTTTGGGGGAGGGTGATCGGCTGCTGTCCTACCTGCCGTTGTGCCATGTGGCGGAGCGGATGTTTGTCGAACTGGCCTCGATCTACACCGGGCAAACGGTGTTTTTCGCCGAGAGCCTGGATACGTTTCTTACAGACTTGCGTCGGGCACGGCCGACGGCGCTGTTTGGTGTGCCGCGCATCTGGACCAAATTTCAGCTGGGCGTCTACAGCAAGATCCCGCAACAGCGCCTCGACACGCTGCTGCGCCTGCCATTTATCGGCAAACGCGTCGGCCATAAAGTCCTCGCGGGCTTGGGCCTGGATGCGCTACGCATTGCGTTGTCCGGTGCGGCGCCAGTTCCCGAGGGCTTGCTGCGTTGGTATCAGCGCCTGGGGCTGGATGTGCTTGAGGTGTATGGCATGACCGAAAGTTGCGGCTATTCGCACGTGTGCCGCCCAGGCCAGCAGACACTCGGCTGGATCGGCCGGCCGTGCCCCGGTGTTGAAGTGCGCATCGACGCGTCAGGAGAGGTGCAAGTGCGCAGCGGCGCGACCATGCTCGGCTACTTCAAGGACCCGCAGAAAACCGCTGAGACCTTGACCGAAGATGGCTTCCTGCGCACCGGCGACAAGGGCGAGCAGGACACCGATGGCCGCTTGCGCCTGACCGGCCGCCTCAAGGAGATCTTCAAGACCAGCAAGGGCAAATACGTCGCCCCTGCGCCGATCGAAAACCGCCTGGCCGAGCACGCGCGGATCGAACAGGTGTGCGTGGTCGGGGATGGCCTCACTGCGCCGATGGGCTTGTGTGTGCTATCGGCAGGCGACCAGGATCGACAAGCGCTGCACAGTAGCCTTGAGCGCTGGCTGGAACACGTCAACCTGAGCCTGGACAAACACGAACGTCTGCGCCAATTGGTGGTGGTGAATGACAGTTGGGCGGTGGAAAACGGCTTTCTGACGCCAACCCTGAAGATCAAGCGCACGGTGATCGAGTCGACCTACGGCGCACAGTTCCAGGCGTGGAGCGAGCGCACCGAATCCATTCTGTGGCAGGATTAGGCACGTAATAAAACCAATAAGGACAACCCCATGAGCTTGTGGCGCACCCAACCCAATATCGAGCAACTGAACGCTATCCAGAAAAACACCATCGGCGAGTTGCTGGATATTCGTTTCGAATCTTTCGACGACGAGTCACTGACCGCCAGCATGGTTGTCGACCAGCGTACGCATCAACCGTATGGCCTGTTGCACGGCGGTGCGTCGGTGGTGTTGGCGGAAAGCGTCGGCTCCATGGCGGCTTATTTGTGTATTGATGCCAGCAAGTTCTATTGCGTGGGCCTTGAAGTGAATGCCAACCACCTGCGGGGTGTGCGCAGCGGGCGGGTGACGGCAGTGGCGCGGGCGATCCATATCGGTCGTACCACCCAGGTCTGGGATATTCGCTTGAGCAACGACGATGGCAAGGCCAGCTGTGTCTCGCGCCTGACCATGGCCGTGGTGCCGTTGGGCGAAAACCCGCCGGCGCGATAGGCGTGGCGTGAGTGTCATCATTCCTGGCGGTTACAGTCATTGCTGTAGCGGCCAGGCATGGTGACAATCAACTTCTGTTTTTGTCGATGGATTCTGTATGTCGCAGCACGTGTTTTTTGCCCACGCCAATGGCTTCCCTTCGGCCACTTACGGCAAGTTGTTTGCCGCCCTGGCCCCGGAATATGCAGTGGCTCACCTGCCGCAGCACGGCCACGACCCCAGGTTTCCGGTGGATGACAACTGGCAGAACCTGGTGGACGAGTTGATCCACCACTTGGAGCAGCAGCCGGAACCGGTGTGGGGCGTGGGCCACTCCCTGGGCGGCGTGTTGCATTTGCACGCGGCCATGCGCTGCCCACAGCTGTATCGCGGTGTGGTGATGCTGGATTCGCCGGTGCTGACCCGCGCCGATCGCTGGGTCATCCGCGCCGCCAAGCGCTTTGGTTTTATCGACCGCCTGACTCCTGCCGGGCGCACCTTGGGCCGACGTGAAGAGTTCACCGATCTGGACGCCGCGCGCAGTTACTTCGCCGGTAAGACCCTGTTTCGCGGCTTCGACCCGGAATGCTTTGACGCTTACCTGCAACATGGCCTGCAACAAGTGGGCGATCGCCTGCGTCTGCGCTTCGACCCCGCCACCGAAATCAGCATCTACCGTGGCGTGCCCCATACCAGCCCAGGCCAGGTTCGCCAGTTGAAGGTGCCGCTGGCGGTGGTGCGCGGCCGCCAGAGCCGGGTGGTCATGCGGCACCATGCCAATGGTGTAGACCGCCTGCCGATGGGCGAAATGCTGACGATGCCCGGTGGCCATATGTTCCCCCTGGAACGCCCTCAGGACACGGCGACCTTGATCAAAAACCTGTTCGCCCGGTGGCAAGCCCGCGAGCGCAGTTGCGCATGAGTGCGCCGGTCGAGGAAGTGCGCCTGAGCCTGCCGCATATCGAGTTGGCAGCGCACCTGTTTGGTCCCGAAGACGGCTTGCCGGTAATCGCCCTGCATGGCTGGCTGGATAACGCCAACAGCTTTGCGCGATTGGCGCCGAAGCTGCAGGGGTTGCGCATCGTCGCGTTGGACATGGCCGGCCACGGGCACTCGGCGCACCGGCCTGCCGGGGCGGGTTATGCCTTGTGGGACTATGTGTTTGACGTGCTGCAAGTCGCCGAACAACTGGGCTGGAAACGTTTTGCATTACTTGGCCACTCCCTTGGCGCTATCGTTTCGTTGGTGTTGGCGGGCGCTTTGCCGGAGCGTGTGACGCACCTGGGTTTGATCGACGGTGTCGTCCCGCCGACCGCCGCTGGTGAGAACGCGGCGGAGCGGCTGGGCATGGCGCTGCAGGCGCAATTGAGCCTGCAGAACAAACGCAAGCCGGTTTACAGCAGCCTTGATCGGGCGGTTGAAGCGCGGATGAAAGGCGTGGTGGCGGTCAGCCGTGAAGCCGCCGAACTGCTGGCCCAGCGCGGTTTGATGCCAGTGCCGGGTGGTTATACCTGGCGTACGGACAGCCGTCTGACCCTGGCCTCGCCGATGCGCCTGACTGATGAGCAGGCAATGGCTTTCGTGCGGCGTGTGGCGTGCCCTACGCAGTTGGTGGTCGCCGCTGATGGCATGCTGGCGAAACATTCCGAATTGCTTTCTCAGCTACCCTTTACGGTGAGCACGCTGCCGGGAGGCCATCATTTACACCTTAATGATGAGCCCGGCGCGATCCTTGTTGCAGACTGTTTCAATCGGTTCTTCTCCACGCCTTGACTTGGCGGGGTCAACTGCCGAGGCTGGGCGGATTGAAAGGGAGTCAACCATGAACGATGTGAACACCGCTCTTAAAACAGCAGCAACCTCCGATGGCCAGGGCTTATTGGTCCGATGAGCCTGCGTAAAGGATGTATCCGCGCCCTCGGGCTGTGCTGTTTCAGCCCCTTGGTGTTCGCCGCCGACGTGCCGGGTAGCCAGGATTTACCGGCCGTGTCCCGCCAGGTCGATGCACAAATCGTCGATTATCGCCCCGCAGAAGAAAAGGAACGCATCTACCCCATGGGGGCGATCCGCAAGATCAGCGGCCAACTGCGCTACGAAGGCCAGGCCACGGCGCGCGGTCAAACCACTGCCATCACCTATGAGCTGCCCGCCGAGCACACTTCCAGCGCCGCGTTTACCGCAACGCGCGAAGCGTTACAGGCCAAGGGCGCGCAGCTGTTGTTCTGGTGCCAGGCCCGCGATTGCGGCGAAAGCAGCCTGTGGGCCAATGAAGTCTTCGGCAACGCCAAGCTGGTCGGCGCCGATGGTCAGCAGGAATACCTGCTGTTGCGCCTCGCTGCGCCGCAGGGCAACTCCCTGGTGGCGTTGTACGGCATCACCCGCGGCAACCGTCGCGCTTACCTGCACGTGGAGCAACTCGATGCCAGCGCGCCGCTGGGAGACTTGCTGCCCACCTCTGCGACCTTGTTGCGTGAGTTGAAAAGCACGGGCGAGCTGGATTTCCCGGCGCTGGGATCTGAGCCTGATGCCACCTGGTTGACCCTGATTTCCCGCGGCTTGAACCTCGACGCCACCTTGCGCGTCAGTTTGACCGGGCCGACGGCCGAAGCCTGGCGCCAAGGCCTGATCGACAGCGGTGTACGCGCCGCCCGCATGGAAACCGGCACCGGTGACGCTAAGGGTTTGCACCTGCATCTGATACGCTGACCGTTATCAGGCGAGCGGACCCGCGCCGCTCGCCTAAGCTCTCTTCCTACAGCCTTCTTCTCGAGATACCCGATGCTCAATAACGATCGCCTACTGGTGCAAATCCTGCTGCTGGTGTTGTTTGGTGCCAGCTTCTGGGTGATGGCGCCGTTCTGGTCGGCGCTGTTCTGGGGCGCGGTGCTGGCATTTGCCAGCTGGCCGCTGATGCGTTTGCTGACTCGCTGGTTGGGCGGCCGGGAGTCTCTGGCGGCCGGCATCCTGACCTTATGCTGGATGCTGCTGGTGGCGGTGCCGCTGGTGTGGCTGGGGTTTAACCTGGCAGACCATGTGCGTGACGCCGTGAGCCTGATCAAGGATATCCAGGTCGACGGCTTGCCTGCCGCGCCGACCTGGCTGGGCTCGATTCCCTTTGTCGGCGAGCGTTTGGTGGCGACGTGGGACAGCATCGACCAGCAAGGCGCGGCGCTGATGGTCAGCATCAAGCCGTACCTAGGGCAGGTCGGCAACTGGTTGCTGGCGCGCAGTGCGCAGATTGGTGGCGGCATCCTCGAGCTGACCCTGAGCCTGGTGTTCGTGTTCTTTTTCTACCGCGACGGGCCACGGCTGGCGGTGTTCGTGCATCGCTTGCTGGAGCGTTTGATCGGCGAGCGCGCCGGTTACTACATCGAACTGGTGGCCGGCACCGTGCAGCGCGTGGTCAACGGTGTAATCGGTACGGCCGCCGCCCAGGCCCTGCTGGCGCTGATCGGTTTCCTGATCGCCGGCGTGCCGGGCGCGCTGGTGCTGGGCATCGTCACCTTCCTGCTCAGCCTGATCCCCATGGGCCCCCCGCTGGTGTGGATACCGGCCACGGCCTGGCTGGCCTGGAAGGGCGATTACACTTACGCGGTGTTCCTCGGTGTATGGGGCACGTTCATCATCAGCGGCGTGGACAACGTGCTCAAGCCGTACCTGATCAGCCGAGGCGGCAACTTGCCGCTGGTGATCGTGCTGTTGGGCGTGTTCGGCGGGCTGATTGCCTTTGGCTTTATTGGCCTGTTTATCGGCCCGACGTTGCTGGCGGTGGCCTACAGCCTGTTGACCGATTGGAGTGCAACCCAGGCCCAAGTTCGCCGCGAAGACAAATCGCTGTAGAGGACGGGAGGGCTGCCGTGCCGCTCTTAAGCGCGGGGCAGCCACATCACGGCGGTCAAGCCGCCGCCGGGGGTTTCCTCCAGGTTCAGGCGGCCGCCCAGGCGCTCGACTGCGTCCTTGGCAATCGTCATGCCGAGGCCGACGCCGCCGGAGTTGCGGTTGCGTGAGCCTTCCAGGCGAAAGAACGGCTCGAACACGGCCTCACGTTTATCCGCTGCAATCCCGGGCCCGTGGTCAATGACACGAATGACCAGAGCTTCGCGGCTGTCGCTCAGTTCTATGCGCGCCGTACCGGCATAGCGCAATGCGTTGTCGATCAGGTTGTTAAGGCAGGAACGCAGGGCCATCGGCTGCACCTGCAAGGGCACGCAGGTGCCGGAAAATTGCACGTCGGAACCCTGGTCCTGGGCGTTTTCACTCAGAGATTCCACCAACGCCTGTACGTCGAGCCAATGCCGGGTTTCGCTGGTGCGTTGTTCATGCAGGTAGCTCAGGGTGGCGTCGAGCATGCCGATCATGTCGTCCAGGTCCTGGCGCATCTGGCCTTGCAGCTTGGTGTCTTCGATCTGTTCCAGGCGCAGTTTGAGGCGTGACAGCGGGGTGCGCAGGTCATGGGAGACGGCGCCAAGCATGCGTGCGCGCTGGCTGACCTGTTCGCGGATGCGTTTTTGCATCAGGTTGAAGGTCGAGGCGGCCTGGCGCGCCTCACGGGGCCCGGACTCGTCCAGGGGTGGGCTGTCGAGGTCGAGGCTCAAGCGCTCGGCGGCGGCGCTCAGGCGCTGGATCGGCCGGCTCAACAGTTTGGCACCGTACCAGGCGGCGATGATCAGCGAGATAAACTGGAACGTCAGCGGCACCACCGGGCCACCAAACCAGGGGCGACGATGCCGGTGCAGGGGTTTCATCGTGCCGTCCGGCTGTTCGACGAAGGTTTCCTGAGGCGGTGGCGGTGGCGGGCCGTAGTGGTGAAACCAAAAGAATGCCAGCACATGGGCCAGCACAATGGCCACCAGCAATACACCGAACAGCCTTCCGAACAGCGTATTGAAGGTGGCGCGCATTAGCCGATGTCTCGGGCGTCGAACAGGTAGCCTTCGCCACGCACGGTCTTGATCAATTGCGGAGCTTTGGGGTCATCCCCCAGCTTTTGGCGCAGGCG of Pseudomonas fluorescens contains these proteins:
- a CDS encoding sensor histidine kinase, whose translation is MRATFNTLFGRLFGVLLVAIVLAHVLAFFWFHHYGPPPPPPQETFVEQPDGTMKPLHRHRRPWFGGPVVPLTFQFISLIIAAWYGAKLLSRPIQRLSAAAERLSLDLDSPPLDESGPREARQAASTFNLMQKRIREQVSQRARMLGAVSHDLRTPLSRLKLRLEQIEDTKLQGQMRQDLDDMIGMLDATLSYLHEQRTSETRHWLDVQALVESLSENAQDQGSDVQFSGTCVPLQVQPMALRSCLNNLIDNALRYAGTARIELSDSREALVIRVIDHGPGIAADKREAVFEPFFRLEGSRNRNSGGVGLGMTIAKDAVERLGGRLNLEETPGGGLTAVMWLPRA
- a CDS encoding NAD(P)H-dependent glycerol-3-phosphate dehydrogenase; translation: MTEQRPIAVLGGGSFGTAVANLLAENGHAVRQWMRDPEQAEAIRVHRENPRYLKGIKIHPAVEPVTDLLATLTDCDLCFVALPSSALRSVLAPHAERLAGKLLVSLTKGIEAHTFKLMSEILAEIAPQARIGVLSGPNLAREVAEHALTATVVASEDEALCERVQAVLHGRTFRVYASSDRFGVELGGALKNVYAIIAGMAVALGMGENTKSMLITRALAEMTRFAVNQGANPMTFLGLAGVGDLIVTCSSPKSRNYQVGFALGQGLSLDDAVTRLGEVAEGVNTLKVLKAKAQEVGVYMPLVAGLHAILFEGRTLNQVIELLMRAEPKTDVDFISTSGFN
- a CDS encoding alpha/beta fold hydrolase, whose protein sequence is MSQHVFFAHANGFPSATYGKLFAALAPEYAVAHLPQHGHDPRFPVDDNWQNLVDELIHHLEQQPEPVWGVGHSLGGVLHLHAAMRCPQLYRGVVMLDSPVLTRADRWVIRAAKRFGFIDRLTPAGRTLGRREEFTDLDAARSYFAGKTLFRGFDPECFDAYLQHGLQQVGDRLRLRFDPATEISIYRGVPHTSPGQVRQLKVPLAVVRGRQSRVVMRHHANGVDRLPMGEMLTMPGGHMFPLERPQDTATLIKNLFARWQARERSCA
- a CDS encoding AMP-binding protein produces the protein MPVAFRLPLQVFYEREARHPRKPFLVQPIGGGTVQTLTWGEVGDQARCAAQWLRARALPQGSHIALISKNCAHWIIADLAIWMAGHVSVPLYPNLTADSVAHVLTHSEAALVLIGKLDDWPAMVAGIPAGLPTISLPLCPAGDFDFSWSDLQACSPIQDNPTPAAASLATIVYTSGTTGLPKGVMQTFGALGFAATQGTQLFGLGEGDRLLSYLPLCHVAERMFVELASIYTGQTVFFAESLDTFLTDLRRARPTALFGVPRIWTKFQLGVYSKIPQQRLDTLLRLPFIGKRVGHKVLAGLGLDALRIALSGAAPVPEGLLRWYQRLGLDVLEVYGMTESCGYSHVCRPGQQTLGWIGRPCPGVEVRIDASGEVQVRSGATMLGYFKDPQKTAETLTEDGFLRTGDKGEQDTDGRLRLTGRLKEIFKTSKGKYVAPAPIENRLAEHARIEQVCVVGDGLTAPMGLCVLSAGDQDRQALHSSLERWLEHVNLSLDKHERLRQLVVVNDSWAVENGFLTPTLKIKRTVIESTYGAQFQAWSERTESILWQD
- a CDS encoding DUF4389 domain-containing protein, with protein sequence MNDPKAAPQYESILLRILWMLVFALVWQVAQFLLGALVVVQLVYRLIYGAPNLGLMNFGDSLSQFLAQIGRFGSFHTEQKPWPFADWPTPRAPDGEAAHSVPPAPHPVRDEEPKL
- a CDS encoding DUF4892 domain-containing protein, which encodes MSLRKGCIRALGLCCFSPLVFAADVPGSQDLPAVSRQVDAQIVDYRPAEEKERIYPMGAIRKISGQLRYEGQATARGQTTAITYELPAEHTSSAAFTATREALQAKGAQLLFWCQARDCGESSLWANEVFGNAKLVGADGQQEYLLLRLAAPQGNSLVALYGITRGNRRAYLHVEQLDASAPLGDLLPTSATLLRELKSTGELDFPALGSEPDATWLTLISRGLNLDATLRVSLTGPTAEAWRQGLIDSGVRAARMETGTGDAKGLHLHLIR
- the sixA gene encoding phosphohistidine phosphatase SixA gives rise to the protein MKLWILRHGEAEGHARTDAERNLTEHGRGEVLRSAAHLIGQPITAIVASPYVRAQQTAHLVREALGFEPPIRTVPWLTPESNPLQVLDKLDTDDNVLLVSHQPLVGSLISFLQHGHLRQPQPMHTASLAELEGDFPLAGLMSLVDVKNP
- a CDS encoding alpha/beta hydrolase; translation: MSAPVEEVRLSLPHIELAAHLFGPEDGLPVIALHGWLDNANSFARLAPKLQGLRIVALDMAGHGHSAHRPAGAGYALWDYVFDVLQVAEQLGWKRFALLGHSLGAIVSLVLAGALPERVTHLGLIDGVVPPTAAGENAAERLGMALQAQLSLQNKRKPVYSSLDRAVEARMKGVVAVSREAAELLAQRGLMPVPGGYTWRTDSRLTLASPMRLTDEQAMAFVRRVACPTQLVVAADGMLAKHSELLSQLPFTVSTLPGGHHLHLNDEPGAILVADCFNRFFSTP
- a CDS encoding AI-2E family transporter, whose protein sequence is MLNNDRLLVQILLLVLFGASFWVMAPFWSALFWGAVLAFASWPLMRLLTRWLGGRESLAAGILTLCWMLLVAVPLVWLGFNLADHVRDAVSLIKDIQVDGLPAAPTWLGSIPFVGERLVATWDSIDQQGAALMVSIKPYLGQVGNWLLARSAQIGGGILELTLSLVFVFFFYRDGPRLAVFVHRLLERLIGERAGYYIELVAGTVQRVVNGVIGTAAAQALLALIGFLIAGVPGALVLGIVTFLLSLIPMGPPLVWIPATAWLAWKGDYTYAVFLGVWGTFIISGVDNVLKPYLISRGGNLPLVIVLLGVFGGLIAFGFIGLFIGPTLLAVAYSLLTDWSATQAQVRREDKSL
- a CDS encoding hotdog fold thioesterase is translated as MSLWRTQPNIEQLNAIQKNTIGELLDIRFESFDDESLTASMVVDQRTHQPYGLLHGGASVVLAESVGSMAAYLCIDASKFYCVGLEVNANHLRGVRSGRVTAVARAIHIGRTTQVWDIRLSNDDGKASCVSRLTMAVVPLGENPPAR